The Deltaproteobacteria bacterium genome includes the window GCGGCCAGCGGCAACGCCGCGCGCATCGCCGAGCTGTTCTTGCGCAACTTGCGCCACTGGCTGCAGCACGAGCCGCTGGAGAACGCGGTGGCGGCGCCGGGCTGATTCGCCGCCGGCCGCGGGTGCGCGACAAATTTGTGGGTAACGTGGTTCGGTGTTATGGCCGTCATTCCCGCGAAAGCGGCCGTCATTCCCGCGAAAGCGGGAATCCAGTTTGGCGTTTGGCGCTATGGACAAGCCGTTCTGCGTTTACATCCTGGCCAGCAAACGGAACGGCACGCTGTACATTGGGGTGACCTCACAGCTGGCAACGCGGGTGTGGCAGCATAAGAGCAAGGTAGTGGAGGGTTTTTCGGCCA containing:
- a CDS encoding GIY-YIG nuclease family protein, encoding MDKPFCVYILASKRNGTLYIGVTSQLATRVWQHKSKVVEGFSA